The Helicobacter mustelae genome has a segment encoding these proteins:
- the rpsR gene encoding 30S ribosomal protein S18, giving the protein MERKKYSKRYCKYTEAKIEFIDYKDVEMLKHSLSERYKIMPRRLTGNTKKWQERVEVAIKRARHMALIPYIVDRKHVVENPFKI; this is encoded by the coding sequence ATGGAAAGAAAAAAATATTCAAAAAGATACTGCAAATACACAGAGGCAAAGATTGAATTTATCGATTACAAAGATGTGGAGATGCTCAAGCATTCTTTGTCTGAGCGATACAAGATTATGCCAAGAAGATTGACAGGCAATACCAAAAAATGGCAGGAGCGCGTGGAGGTAGCAATCAAGAGAGCAAGACACATGGCTTTGATTCCTTATATCGTGGATAGAAAGCATGTGGTAGAAAATCCCTTCAAAATCTAG